The following proteins are encoded in a genomic region of Prochlorococcus marinus XMU1408:
- a CDS encoding rhomboid family intramembrane serine protease: MLEKISKDDWQYFVPFLACFICFLATDFLGIIDKTSIAYWSGRLFYEPYRIITSHFFHGDFNHLLANISGIIVARYFLKSLNLQSDYFFLAFIVLIMPLQAFIFWCVDILVYRNPMSLAIGFSGVLFGIDAFILMTTIYGKKRFLFIGCDLKKDPRLFKSISVLTGIGIIWSFLPGISLLGHMSGFLAGFLLFWL, encoded by the coding sequence ATGCTTGAGAAAATTTCAAAAGATGATTGGCAATATTTTGTCCCCTTTTTGGCTTGCTTTATTTGCTTTCTTGCAACAGATTTCTTAGGAATAATTGATAAGACTTCTATTGCTTATTGGTCTGGACGTTTGTTTTATGAACCATACAGGATTATTACATCCCATTTTTTTCATGGTGATTTTAATCATTTATTGGCAAATATCTCTGGAATCATCGTAGCTAGATATTTTCTTAAATCTTTAAACCTTCAAAGTGACTATTTCTTTCTGGCTTTTATTGTATTGATAATGCCTCTCCAAGCGTTCATTTTTTGGTGCGTAGATATTTTGGTTTATAGAAATCCTATGTCTCTAGCCATTGGATTTAGTGGCGTTTTATTTGGTATCGACGCGTTTATTCTAATGACTACAATTTATGGAAAGAAAAGATTTTTATTCATTGGATGCGACCTAAAGAAAGATCCAAGATTATTTAAATCTATTTCTGTACTCACAGGTATTGGAATTATTTGGTCATTCTTGCCTGGAATTAGTTTGTTAGGTCATATGTCTGGATTTTTGGCAGGATTTCTATTGTTTTGGCTCTAA